One Sodalis praecaptivus DNA segment encodes these proteins:
- a CDS encoding MFS transporter, producing the protein MNTKVMTAQPASRVTAQHKRALVAACIGNFIEYFDFVIYGYFASVIARLFFPAESQAASLLLTFAVFAISYASRPLGGIIFGHLGDRYGRKTPLAMAIMLIAASTTLIGLMPTYDTIGMAAPIILTLARLVQGISVGGEYGGATSFISEYAPANRRGLYTGWQTFTIGLALLVGGGVASLLTALLSPDALHAWGWRLPFLAGLPLGFVGLYLRLKLEETPHFANVKKTAEVVKAPLLAGLRQEWRAVVIGMGLIAAPSACIYIYYIYSPTYLSVVRGFSLADAQRANLYSLIFYCCLLPFFAWLSDKVGRRPLMVISTLAIALVTYPAFHLFNPQDFTQTVLGLCLMSLAFAPHSATALCAMAEIMPTRLRYTCLSVSLNIPVTLLGGTAPFIATWLVSRTGDLQSPAWFVTAAALASLAASLAYRETLGTGLRQH; encoded by the coding sequence ATGAACACGAAAGTCATGACGGCGCAGCCGGCGTCGCGGGTTACTGCGCAACATAAACGGGCGCTTGTCGCGGCCTGCATCGGTAATTTCATCGAATATTTTGACTTTGTGATTTACGGGTATTTTGCCTCGGTCATTGCCCGGCTGTTTTTCCCGGCCGAAAGTCAGGCTGCCAGTCTATTATTGACGTTCGCGGTGTTCGCCATCAGCTATGCGTCGCGTCCTCTTGGCGGTATCATTTTCGGCCATTTAGGCGATCGCTACGGGCGTAAAACCCCGCTGGCGATGGCGATTATGCTGATTGCCGCTTCCACCACGCTTATCGGGCTCATGCCGACCTATGACACTATCGGCATGGCGGCGCCCATCATTTTGACGTTAGCGCGCCTGGTGCAGGGGATTTCCGTCGGCGGCGAATACGGCGGCGCGACCTCATTTATCTCGGAGTACGCGCCGGCCAATCGACGCGGGCTCTATACCGGCTGGCAGACGTTTACCATTGGTTTGGCGTTGCTGGTCGGCGGCGGCGTCGCCTCGCTGCTGACCGCGCTATTGTCGCCGGACGCGCTGCACGCGTGGGGCTGGCGGTTGCCGTTTCTGGCCGGTCTGCCGCTGGGTTTTGTCGGTCTTTATCTGCGGCTGAAATTGGAAGAAACGCCGCATTTCGCCAACGTGAAAAAAACGGCGGAGGTCGTCAAAGCCCCGCTGTTGGCGGGATTACGCCAGGAGTGGCGCGCGGTGGTCATCGGCATGGGGCTGATTGCCGCGCCTTCCGCCTGTATCTATATTTACTATATTTATTCGCCGACCTACCTCTCCGTGGTGCGCGGTTTCTCGCTGGCGGACGCACAGCGCGCCAATTTGTACAGCCTGATATTTTACTGCTGCCTGCTGCCGTTCTTCGCCTGGCTGAGCGACAAGGTCGGGCGCCGTCCGCTAATGGTGATAAGTACACTGGCGATAGCGCTGGTGACCTATCCGGCGTTTCATCTGTTCAATCCGCAAGACTTTACGCAAACGGTGTTGGGACTCTGCCTGATGAGCCTGGCGTTTGCGCCTCATTCGGCCACCGCCCTGTGCGCCATGGCGGAAATTATGCCTACCCGTTTGCGCTACACCTGCCTGTCGGTGAGTCTGAATATTCCGGTGACGTTGCTGGGCGGTACCGCGCCGTTTATCGCCACCTGGCTGGTGAGTCGTACCGGCGATCTCCAGTCCCCCGCATGGTTTGTCACGGCGGCGGCGCTGGCCAGCCTGGCGGCGTCACTGGCCTACCGAGAAACGCTGGGCACCGGCCTGCGCCAGCATTAG
- a CDS encoding L-talarate/galactarate dehydratase, translating to MPTNQPNAFLDRIRQVTLTSIDVPLTVAVSDAKVLTGRQKALTAVALLIAEIDTEQGAYGLGFTYTLRVGGPAQMALAQEVAPLLIGEDPNDIARLWSKLVWASASVGRSGVSTQAIAAIDTALWDLKARRAGLPLAKLLGAYRDGVPCYNTSGGYLQASVDQIADSAAQALARGIGGIKIKVGHPDRATDLQRVAAIRARLGDGVPLMVDVNQQWDRTTALRMGAALESFNLRWIEEPLDAYDIEGHAALAQALTTPIGTGEMLTSAGEVERYIERGAIDLVMHDAPRIGGITPFLKVAALAESRGLMMAPHFVMEIHLHLAAAYPHETWVEHFEWLEPVFNERLTLRDGKMWVPDRPGLGLSLHERIKRWTVARKVISQPA from the coding sequence ATGCCCACAAATCAACCGAATGCGTTTTTAGATCGTATCCGCCAGGTGACGCTCACCAGTATTGACGTGCCGCTGACCGTCGCGGTGAGCGACGCGAAAGTGCTGACAGGCAGACAAAAAGCGCTGACGGCCGTAGCGTTATTAATCGCGGAAATCGATACGGAGCAGGGCGCATACGGCCTCGGTTTTACCTACACGCTGCGCGTCGGCGGCCCGGCGCAAATGGCGCTGGCGCAGGAAGTGGCGCCGTTATTGATCGGTGAGGATCCCAACGATATCGCCCGTCTCTGGAGCAAGCTGGTCTGGGCGTCCGCCTCGGTGGGGCGCAGCGGCGTCTCCACCCAGGCCATTGCCGCTATCGATACCGCTCTGTGGGATTTAAAAGCCCGCCGCGCGGGTCTGCCGCTGGCGAAACTGTTGGGCGCCTATCGCGATGGCGTACCCTGTTACAACACCTCCGGCGGTTATCTACAGGCTTCGGTGGATCAAATAGCGGACTCCGCCGCCCAGGCCCTCGCCCGCGGTATCGGCGGGATCAAAATAAAGGTGGGCCATCCCGATCGCGCGACCGATTTACAGCGGGTGGCGGCGATCCGCGCGCGTTTAGGCGATGGGGTGCCGCTCATGGTCGATGTCAACCAGCAATGGGATCGCACCACCGCACTGCGCATGGGGGCCGCGCTGGAGTCATTTAACCTCCGGTGGATTGAAGAGCCGCTGGATGCCTATGACATTGAAGGCCATGCCGCGCTGGCCCAAGCGTTGACCACGCCCATCGGCACCGGCGAAATGCTGACCAGCGCGGGTGAAGTCGAGCGTTATATCGAGCGCGGCGCCATCGATCTGGTGATGCATGACGCGCCGCGTATTGGCGGTATCACCCCTTTCTTAAAAGTGGCCGCCCTGGCGGAAAGCCGCGGGCTCATGATGGCGCCCCACTTTGTCATGGAAATTCATCTGCACTTGGCGGCGGCCTATCCCCACGAAACCTGGGTGGAGCATTTTGAATGGCTCGAGCCGGTGTTTAATGAGCGCCTGACCCTGCGCGACGGCAAGATGTGGGTACCGGATCGCCCGGGGCTGGGCCTCAGTCTGCATGAGCGCATCAAACGTTGGACCGTGGCGCGCAAGGTCATTTCGCAGCCTGCGTGA
- a CDS encoding SDR family NAD(P)-dependent oxidoreductase — MTSSVAIITGAGGGIGGAIASRLARQGWRLVLADNSRQALVECQEQCASLGAEVRCVQGDLRREQDVAGLVAVADVEFGGCQGFVSNAGIAGVVEPIADYPAAIFRQVLEINTVGTFLCLKYALPLLRRTGGSFVAIASTSAIRGRANMSAYVASKHAVLGLVRSSALECLGSAVRVNAVLPGPTQTAMIEDINRLAAARSPQGEISRAVTAPYGKPEDVAHTVAFLLSSDARHINGAALVTDAGSTVA, encoded by the coding sequence GTGACTTCATCCGTAGCCATTATCACCGGCGCCGGCGGCGGCATTGGTGGCGCCATCGCCAGCCGGCTGGCGCGTCAGGGATGGCGGTTGGTGTTGGCCGACAACAGCCGCCAGGCGCTGGTGGAGTGTCAAGAGCAGTGCGCGTCGCTGGGTGCCGAGGTGCGGTGCGTGCAGGGCGATCTGCGCCGAGAACAGGACGTGGCGGGCCTGGTGGCCGTCGCGGACGTGGAATTCGGCGGCTGTCAGGGATTTGTCAGCAATGCCGGGATTGCCGGCGTGGTAGAGCCTATCGCCGATTATCCCGCCGCGATCTTTCGCCAGGTGCTGGAGATAAACACGGTAGGCACCTTCTTGTGCCTTAAATATGCGCTGCCGCTGCTAAGACGGACCGGCGGCAGTTTTGTTGCCATCGCGTCTACCTCGGCTATTCGCGGCCGGGCCAATATGTCCGCCTACGTGGCGAGCAAACATGCGGTGTTGGGCCTGGTGCGCAGCAGCGCCCTGGAGTGTCTCGGCAGCGCCGTACGGGTCAACGCCGTCCTGCCGGGGCCGACGCAGACCGCCATGATCGAGGACATCAACCGCCTGGCGGCCGCACGATCGCCGCAAGGGGAAATCAGCCGCGCGGTGACTGCGCCTTACGGTAAGCCTGAAGACGTGGCCCACACCGTGGCCTTTTTACTATCAAGCGATGCCCGCCATATCAACGGCGCCGCGCTGGTGACGGATGCGGGTAGCACCGTGGCCTGA
- a CDS encoding SDR family NAD(P)-dependent oxidoreductase yields MGFKHKTVLVSGGASGIGLAIATAFSRRGARVIILDNDGAALEATLRQLPHAEGICADVAQGDALRARVEALLAQQPVDILINSAGIAATCAFVDTDVNLLDAMYAINLRGTFILAQCVARALLAQGRPDVIINIGSVSGGRGNAGRAAYGALKAGVASLTMVMAVELAGRGVRVNAIAPGPVETPLVRRAHPPRVRAAWLAALPLPRYAAADEIAQAALFLASDEASYIHGHILNVDGGFTAAGILQH; encoded by the coding sequence ATGGGATTCAAGCATAAAACCGTACTGGTCAGCGGCGGCGCCAGCGGTATCGGTCTGGCTATCGCCACCGCGTTCAGCCGGCGCGGGGCCCGCGTAATCATCCTCGATAACGACGGCGCCGCGCTAGAGGCGACGCTGCGGCAACTGCCCCATGCAGAGGGGATCTGCGCGGATGTCGCGCAGGGTGACGCGCTGCGAGCCAGAGTAGAGGCACTGCTGGCGCAACAGCCCGTCGACATTCTGATCAATAGCGCGGGGATCGCGGCCACCTGCGCGTTTGTCGATACCGACGTTAACCTGCTCGACGCGATGTATGCGATCAATTTGCGCGGGACGTTTATTTTAGCGCAATGCGTGGCCCGCGCGTTGCTTGCGCAGGGGCGCCCTGACGTTATTATCAATATCGGCTCGGTCTCGGGGGGACGAGGAAACGCGGGCAGGGCGGCCTATGGTGCGCTAAAGGCCGGGGTGGCATCGTTGACCATGGTGATGGCGGTCGAGTTGGCGGGGAGAGGGGTACGCGTCAATGCCATCGCTCCGGGGCCGGTGGAAACGCCCTTGGTCAGACGCGCCCATCCGCCGCGGGTGCGCGCGGCGTGGCTTGCGGCGCTCCCCTTGCCGCGTTACGCGGCCGCCGACGAGATAGCACAGGCGGCGCTGTTTCTAGCCTCTGATGAGGCCAGCTATATTCATGGCCATATTCTCAATGTGGACGGCGGCTTCACGGCCGCGGGTATTTTACAGCACTAA
- a CDS encoding LysR substrate-binding domain-containing protein, which yields MLELGQLNCFVVVAEELSFRRAAVRLHMTQPPLSRQIQLLEHQMGVKLFTRSTRSVTLTAAGRAFLAQARQLLDLAQHATSNARRIAAGELGHLTFSFVSCAIYHYLPTLIHQMQQVYPEVALHLTEMPSRVQFNALRLRQVDLGVVREAPLPAGIHGRALLKEPFVLAIPAHHPLAHQTTVTLSCLHKQPFINYAASGWRPFHDLITLTLSRHGIEPRYVHSIGSTVAILSLVNGGLGLALVPARSADIRFDKVVFRTLPELDDVTSELLLVWHQENDNPVLPPLLDALYRGMQDVMQAPPAGIVA from the coding sequence ATGCTCGAATTGGGTCAATTAAATTGCTTTGTGGTCGTGGCAGAAGAGCTGAGCTTCCGGCGTGCCGCCGTTCGGTTACATATGACCCAGCCGCCTCTCAGCCGCCAGATTCAGCTGCTCGAACATCAAATGGGCGTGAAGTTATTCACGCGCTCTACGCGGTCCGTGACGCTGACCGCGGCGGGCAGAGCCTTTTTGGCGCAAGCGCGACAATTGCTCGATCTGGCGCAGCACGCGACCAGTAATGCGCGCCGAATCGCGGCGGGGGAACTCGGCCATCTGACCTTTAGTTTCGTCTCTTGCGCGATTTATCACTATTTGCCTACGCTGATTCATCAGATGCAGCAGGTCTATCCAGAAGTGGCGCTCCACCTCACCGAGATGCCGTCGCGGGTGCAGTTCAACGCCCTGCGCCTGCGCCAGGTGGACTTGGGGGTGGTGCGTGAAGCGCCGTTGCCGGCGGGTATTCACGGCCGGGCGCTGCTCAAAGAGCCCTTCGTCCTGGCGATCCCGGCGCATCATCCACTGGCCCATCAGACTACCGTGACGCTGTCGTGCCTGCACAAACAGCCGTTCATTAACTATGCCGCCAGCGGATGGCGACCTTTCCATGATTTGATCACCCTGACCCTTAGCCGCCACGGCATTGAGCCGCGCTATGTCCACTCAATCGGCTCGACCGTCGCCATTCTCTCGCTGGTCAATGGCGGGCTGGGGCTGGCGCTCGTCCCGGCGCGCAGCGCGGACATCCGCTTCGATAAGGTGGTTTTTCGGACGTTGCCGGAGTTGGACGATGTCACTAGCGAATTACTGCTGGTCTGGCATCAGGAGAATGACAACCCCGTCTTGCCACCGTTGCTGGATGCGCTCTATCGCGGCATGCAGGACGTGATGCAGGCCCCTCCGGCCGGCATAGTGGCGTAG